A region of Epinephelus fuscoguttatus linkage group LG1, E.fuscoguttatus.final_Chr_v1 DNA encodes the following proteins:
- the bloc1s1 gene encoding biogenesis of lysosome-related organelles complex 1 subunit 1, whose product MLSRLLKEHQAKQNERKEQQERRRREAIAAATCLTEALVDHLNVGVAQAYVNQRKLDHEVKTLQVQASQFSKQTAQWISMVEGFNQALKEIGDVENWARSIEMDMRTIATALEYVHKGQLQSASS is encoded by the exons ATGTTGTCTCGTCTGCTGAAGGAGCACCAGGCGAAGCAAAATGAGCGGAAGGAGCAGCAGG AGAGACGGCGGCGTGAAGCTATTGCTGCAGCCACCTGCCTGACAGAAGCCCTGGTAGATCACCTCAATGTTGG AGTTGCGCAGGCATATGTGAACCAACGTAAGCTCGATCACGAGGTGAAGACTCTCCAAGTGCAGGCGAGCCAGTTCTCCAAGCAGACTGCTCAGTGGATCAGTATGGTGGAGGGTTTCAATCAGGCCCTAAAG GAAATTGGGGATGTGGAAAACTGGGCCCGCAGTATTGAGATGGACATGAGGACCATAGCCACAGCTCTGGAGTACGTGCACAAGGGTCAACTTCAGTCTGCTTCCTCATAA